A single Ziziphus jujuba cultivar Dongzao chromosome 11, ASM3175591v1 DNA region contains:
- the LOC132800000 gene encoding uncharacterized protein LOC132800000 encodes MEAGGSSNDNRGGDSRRTWTQREEEALLIILDEAVASGQRCDTGSFKPGTLTMIERRLSELCPNSRLRANPHIESKMRKWKKQYGIIYDMLNKSGFGWNDSLKCVEVDSEEVWQAYVQSAPSAKGWRGKSFPIYEKLANIFGKDRATGRGAQTPIDMINEINLDTANELIDNVDSPMSVNRGGSEPSTQVQARGKRKSRSKDDDIVAGLGNAAEKLFDKLAAKLEKSEAYYPQYLAMELDRLGFEASDNLKISKAMRSDPSNIEVFKVIKTDARKIAFARDFLDN; translated from the exons ATGGAAGCTGGAGGTAGCAGTAACGATAATAGGGGTGGTGACTCTAGGCGTACATGGACTCAACGAGAGGAAGAAGCTTTACTGATTATCTTAGATGAagctgtagctagtgggcaacgtTGTGATACAGGGTCATTTAAGCCTGGCACACTTACTATGATTGAGAGGCGATTATCTGAGCTGTGTCCTAATTCGAGACTGCGAGCGAATCCACATATTGAGTCGAAGATGagaaagtggaagaagcaatatggtataatatatgacatgctgaacaaaagtggatttggatggaatgactctcttaaatgtgtggaggTTGACAGTGAAGAAGTTTGGCAAGCATATGTGCaa AGTGCCCCAAGTGCAAAAGGTTGGAGAGGAAAATCTTTTCCTATTTATGAGaagcttgctaatatttttgggaaggatCGGGCAACCGGACgtggagcacaaactccaattgatatgataaatgaaataaatctgGACACTGCAAATGAACTAATTGATAATGTCGATTCTCCAATGTCTGTGAATCGAGGAGGTAGTGAGCCATCTACACAAGTCCAAGCAAGAGGTAAACGAAAATCTAGATCGAAGGACGATGACATTGTAGCCGGGTTAGGCAATGCAGcagagaaattatttgataaattggctgcAAAGTTGGAAAAATCCGAGGCTTATTATCCACAATATttagctatggagcttgacagGTTAGGATTTGAGGCCAGTGATAACCTcaaaatctctaaggcaatgagatcgGATCCATCGAATATAGAGGTTTTTAAGGTTATTAAAACGGATGCAAGGAAGATTGCATTTGCTCGTGACTTTTTGGATAACTAA